The sequence below is a genomic window from Nitrosomonas sp..
TTAATGCTCCATTGATGGAGCAATGTTATCCGAAAGGGAGTATTTATTCTACATAGGAAGCAGTAGATAATTCCACTCTGAAATTTATGTGAAAATCATCATGAAGAAAAACAAGGGAAGCATCAAAAAGGAAACATGGGGATCAAGCTATTAGGTCTTGCCTTGATTCTATTGAGTTTAGCTGTTAGAGATACAGTAGCCAAGGAAGGTGCTGACCAGTATCCGAACGGTGCCGAGAACTGGCTAGCGGGTGCGGCGCCACCTGTGGGTAACTACTTCCTTAACTATTCCGGTCACTACAGCGGTTCCTTGCGTAATGGCGACGGCAATAAGGTATCAGAAGCAACACTCAGTGCTTGGTTCAATGCATTTCGCTTTATTCGCATCACCGATACGCGTATTCTGGGGGGTAATTACGGTGCGCATATTGTCATACCAATAGTGCATCAAAGTATGAATTGCGGAGACTGTACCTCAGTTGCTGGACTAGGTGATATAACTATCAGTCCGGTCGGTTTCTCCTGGCATTTGAGTAACTGGCACTGGGTGGCAGCATTGGATATTCGCATACCTACCGGCAAGTATAAAGCCGGTAGTCCGCAGAAGAGCATCGGCACCAACTACTGGAGTATCGAACCACTCTTTGCAGTAACCTGGCTCTCCGAAAATGGGTGGGAGATATCTAGTAAGTTTATGTATAACATCAAGAGTACGAATAAGGAATTTCGTACGGCCATCGGCGAACCGGAAATGGACTACGCATCCGGTGACGAACTCCATATTGATTTTCTTGCCGGAAAGCGTTTTGGTTTGTGGGGCATTGGGCTTTCGGGCTACTACCTAAAACAGACAACCAACGACAAACTCGGTGGACAGATAATTTCGCCAGCACTCGGTTCTTGGTCCTCGGGGCGCAAAGGTGAAGTGCTTGCGATCGGCCCCAGTGTGATCTACAACAGTCCGACCGGAACGATATTAATTGCACAGTGGCAAAATGAAATGTACGCAACGAATCGTTTCCAGGGTTACATGGCTTGGCTGAGGTTGAACATCCCCTTCTGATGCTTGGTCACTTGCTCTCGCCAAGCCAGTCTCAAGCGGTCCGTTATCATTCGCACTATTAGCGCGTATTTAATCCTACGCATCAATAAACAAAATTTTATTTTTTATGTTCTTCTTGATTGAAAGTAATGAAATTACGTGATGCTACATGCTAGGTCCTAGTTTCTTGCGTCTATTGTTTAAATGCTGGCGTTTTACCAGAATCAGGACAGCCAATGAACTCATAAGCGGGCAAGTTGTGGAAATTCTCAAAAGAAAAACCATCTTGCTCATCCTGATTTTCTGATTTCTGTGCCCAAGTATGCTGAACTAGAAATAGCTGTGAATTGATCAAATTAATATTCCATCATATCATTATGGTTAACGGCACATTTTATCTCATTGAATCAAAACAGAGGAGGTGCAAATAGAACGGCAATATCAATCGAAATATCTCCCTGGAAGGGCCGCAAGGATGAAACTAGATGAGACTATCATATTCAAACATATTTCACTTTACTGGAAATTTTTGTAGGCACTTTTTCGAGGTTGATCAATCGACATCAAATTCGTTAGTGCAACATTATGCAGTAATTAGCGGTGAAAATCTACGTCTCGTGGTTCAGCTGCAGCATTTAACTGTCTATGAAATAAGCTTCCCATACAATATTCTTCTGAATGTTGCTAATCAAGGTGTTTTTGATATCTTCATAAAGAATGTTCTTCAAGTCAATGCGCCCATTTAGCCGCCTTAGCAATTAGGTCGGAGCGATATCGTGCATTATATTTCGGCATTCTTGAATGATAATTTGCTGCCTTCGTCCAGATATCACCTCTATCATACTTGATGTGCTGACGAATACGCCAAGCGGCCAGGTCGTAGGCATAACATCCGGTCTGTGCAACATGATCAGCAGTAATGCCGTATTTGGATAAATCCCGAAGGTACGTCGTATTAAATTGCATCGTGCCAACATCGTGCGAGCCATTGTTGTTTTCTACCCATTGACCGGGTTTTCCACCTTCTTTTTCCGCGATGGCCAATAAAATGTTGGCCGGAATTTCATATTTCACCGCAGCAATAATGGAACAGACGACTCGTTCTTGCATATCTGGCGGCAAATCAACCATTTCAGTAATATCTGGGTTGTGGTGGATAATTCACCGGGTGTTGCTGTGGATACTGTGATTGCGGTGTTTGTGCTTGGGATACTTCAAACATGTAAATTTCCACACGCCGGTTTTGTGCACGGCCAGCCATAGTGTCATTGGATGCAATCGGCTCATACGAGCCACGGCCATCAATGTGAATGCGGTTCGCTGCAATATCCTGGTTTACCAGGTAATTACGGGTGCTGGCTGCACGATTGACCGACAGCGGATTATTGATTGCATCGGTGCCGGTACTGTCGGTATGGCCGATGATTCTGGCCTGAGCTGCAGAATTGCTCATCATTCCAGCGACCAGACTGTTCAAGACGGGGCGCATTTCCGGTTTGATGTCGGCTCGTCCCGTGTCAAACGAAAAATCTCCCGGCACATTCATCTTAAGCTCATTACCGGGTGTTTGGGTGACTTCAATACCGGTTCCTTCAGTTACCTGTTCCATCTGCTGGCGCTGCTTTTCCATATGCGACGACCAGACATAACCGCCCAATGTGCCAACGCCTGCACCAATACCCGCACCCAGTGCAGGATCACCGGCAATTACGCCGATGATGGCGCCAGCGGCAGCACCGATACCGGTGCCCGCCGCTGTACCCTGTGCAGTTCTTCTTTGTGAATCTGTCATGCTGGCGCAGCCAGCTAACAGCACTGCTATTAGAACAATTAAAACCGGTTTCTTCAAGAACATGTTAAAACCCCAGTTGTCTGCCATATTGGTTGTTAACCATATGCGGCCAGTTTCCAGCCGTTGTACATTTGCCCAGAAACTTGCCGCGTGCGCTAAAAGTCTTGTTCAGGCTGATGCCGCCATGACTGTTAAACTTGATGATATCGAAATAATCCTGAACAAAACCTTTACAACCTGAAACCACGCCGGAGCCCTGCAGCATTCCGGCCATGCACAGTACGGTGCTGCAGGAATCTTTTGCCTTGGCAGGTGTGACAAACAAAAACATCAATATTAAAAATCCAAGTAGTTTTTTCATCTATCGGCCTCCTCTGGAAATGTAATTGCCGCTGTTCTCAGCATTCTGCCCGGCTTTAACCGCATTCATCAGCGGTTCTATACCTTTGATGGGGCTGTTTCTGCGTAATGCGGATACACCATAAGCGGTTATTGCCGCAGTCGTTCCCGCTGCCGCAACCAGACCACCGGCGCTATAACTGCCGATTCCGGCAGTCGAACCGATACTGCTGCCGGTGACGATCCCTGAAATCAGCGGAGGAAGTTTGGAAATCAGTACCCATAGCGCTATGGTAAAAACCAGCATGACGGCGAGTTCTTCATAATTCAGAATATTCGTGGACATCTTGGTGTAGAAGCTTGACAGCAACTCACCACCAATTCCAACAATTAACAGCATTACAAATAGTTGAACGCCAACACCGAGAACCGTTTTAAAGTAGTTGATGGCAATATCTGTTGTCCATTTGGCGCCCCCAAAGCCTAACAAAAATATACCGGCATAAAGTAATACCCACGACGCAACCAATAGCAGTAACATATTGACTGCTATTACTGCCAAAATAACAATGATTGCCAGGGACATGATAAAACCAAGAAAGCTATCGAGGGGTTGTAAAATGGTAATGTTGTTTATGGATCTTTCGAGAATTAAGAAACCAATATCCACAATACTTGTGTGACTGGCGCCTCCCGGTAATCCGGCAGCACTTTTTCCCAAATCTTCCATGGAATAGATGATGGTTCCAGCGATGTTGTGGCCAGAAACAGCGTTGGTCAACAACCAAAAAAAGAATCCGGTAAAAATAATGAACCGTGTGAATTCGGCAAAGAATTCACCAATATCAGCCCTGCGTAACAGCATCATGCCGAATGTCCACACCATTGAAATCAATACCAATGTCCAAAACAGTCTTTCTGCTGCACCTTGTATAACGCTTTGCCAGGATTTAACTTTGCTACCAAATTTTTGAATTACTTGATCCAGTACGCTTTGATTGCTTACGGGATCAACATATGCTAATTCAGCAAATGCATTGACAGAAAATGCTGCCAGGATTATCAGGATTGTAAAATTAATAAGACTTATCTTTCGCATTTGCTTATCCTCTTAGCTAATTAAATTACAAATCAATTGCTAACCTGTTTATTCACCAAATTCTTCGATATCCATTACAGACCAACTTTTTCTTTCTGGTAATTCGCTTAATTCTTTTTTTGGCTCCTTTGTTTCGATAACCCCATCACCATCCTTGGAACAAGCCGGTAATAGAAACAAAGGTAATAAACATACGATGAAAATAATCAGGTGTTTCGTTCTCATGATGATCTCCTTTAAACAGAATTTAATATGCATCCCTAACTGACCATTTTTTTCCGGGTGGCAATGTTTGCGGGCTCAATCGTTTTGTGGCTGCTTCCCGCGCGGCCTGCCACATCGCTTTCTGGTCGACATCGGCCTGGTTCTGGGCATTAATGGCATTGTGTTGCGCTATGAGTAAATGGCGGATTTGCAATAGTTGGTTTGCCTGGTGAGCGGCGAGCTGGTTGGCATATTGCAACGCCTCCATTTGCCCTTGTGCGGTTTGGGTGCGTTGTTGCAGGATTTGCAATTGAGCGGCATCGAGCGGAATCTGTTGCGAGTGATGATCAAGGCCACGCAGTACTGCATCATTCGCGCTCTTTTGTGCATCGGTACTGGCATCCTGTCCCTGTTTTAATATACTCCAAGCTGATTCGGTGCAATTGCCATCCAGATTGAAACAGGGTGAACTGCGGTAGTAATTCACATTACGGAATCGTTGCAAGTAACCGTCCAGTCCGCCGTATTGCTGGCCGTAATAGCGGATGGTATTGGTCATATGCATGAGCTTGTTCATCGTATATTGCGCCTGCGCCCAGAGATACGCCGGAGGTGCTAGCGTATTGCGGATCATGTTTTCGTATTGCTGCAACTGTGTCTGATACTGTTGTATCTGCTTTAACGTCTGCGATACATTTTCAATCGCGGCAACCGTGGTTTGCTGGATATTGGCTGCATCGATAACGGGGATGCCGCCAGCATTGGCGTTAGCGCTAAACATTGCAATTAGAATTGAAGCGATTCCTGCTATCTTTCTCCAGTACGTGAATGGATTGAAATGCCATCTGATGTTTGTCATGGGTGATTACTCCTTGCATAGTCAAATGATTGGTAAGGTTTGTTGAACACCATGTCCTTGGTCACGATGATGTTGAACCGATACCCCGGCCTGATTTCTAGCGTTGGTGAGATATTCATGTTTTTGCGGATGAGATTGGCAGTGACCAGTCCCAATTGCTGGCCGAGCGACTGACTCATGATGCTGCCTGCATTTTGCCGTCCGAATGCACCGCCTGAATCGCGTTGACTGTAGGCTGTACCGGCGACAATCGCAGACATGATCAGCGCTGAACCGAAGATACGCAGATAATGATTGTTCACCTGATCCTTGAACCCGGCATAACCGATACCGTCGGCGCCCGGCATAGCACCAATATCCATCGTCTTGCCATCCGGAAAGATAATCCGCTGCCAGGCTACAAGTACGCGGGCTTGACCGAACTCGACTTCACTGGAATACGTGCCGACCAAGCGAGAACCTTGCGGAATCAAACGGTATTTGCCAACCGGCGAGTCATAAATATGCTGACTGACCTGCGCCATGATCTGTCCGGGCAATTCAGGGTGATACCGGATATCAGCGTTGCCGGCATCCTAAAGCCAGTTTGCAGGATATAAGGCGATTGCGGTTTTAACGTCGCTGTCCAGTTTTAACGTTCATCACCATTGGCTGAATCAAAACGCGAGTAGTCATTCGCATTGCTGGTTACCGGATCGTCCAACAGCATCGGTGCTGTATCGTCGTCATAGTCATCACCAATGCCAGCGCCGGTTCCCAGACCGCCTTGTCCTTGCCGTAGATGCGTAAGGCGTGCGCTGATGCCAGCAGTTGGATCTTCACGCAGATTCGCATCGATTTGCTGGCGTGTTTCTGTGCATCTACCGAAGGGCGTGCTCACTCGCGTGAAGGTGAACTACCGGTACTGGTGCCTGGCGGTGTATTGGCGGTGCAAGCTGTACTTTGGGTGCAATTACATTGACGCTGGTTTTGGCTTTGATCGCTTCTTCAAGCTGTTGGCGTTTGAGCAGACGGATATGTTCAAGTTCGGCATCGTGCGAAGTATTGGAATGATCCAGTGGTGGTGGCGCGGGCGGCAAAATCGATCGACGGCCGCTCGATGATAATTCCATCAAGCAGTGAAATTGTCTGCGGTTCATCACTGACCTCGGGTTGCAACGGTTCAATGATTC
It includes:
- the trbJ gene encoding P-type conjugative transfer protein TrbJ; the protein is MTNIRWHFNPFTYWRKIAGIASILIAMFSANANAGGIPVIDAANIQQTTVAAIENVSQTLKQIQQYQTQLQQYENMIRNTLAPPAYLWAQAQYTMNKLMHMTNTIRYYGQQYGGLDGYLQRFRNVNYYRSSPCFNLDGNCTESAWSILKQGQDASTDAQKSANDAVLRGLDHHSQQIPLDAAQLQILQQRTQTAQGQMEALQYANQLAAHQANQLLQIRHLLIAQHNAINAQNQADVDQKAMWQAAREAATKRLSPQTLPPGKKWSVRDAY
- a CDS encoding OmpA family protein yields the protein MADNWGFNMFLKKPVLIVLIAVLLAGCASMTDSQRRTAQGTAAGTGIGAAAGAIIGVIAGDPALGAGIGAGVGTLGGYVWSSHMEKQRQQMEQVTEGTGIEVTQTPGNELKMNVPGDFSFDTGRADIKPEMRPVLNSLVAGMMSNSAAQARIIGHTDSTGTDAINNPLSVNRAASTRNYLVNQDIAANRIHIDGRGSYEPIASNDTMAGRAQNRRVEIYMFEVSQAQTPQSQYPQQHPVNYPPQPRYY
- a CDS encoding transglycosylase SLT domain-containing protein, giving the protein MQERVVCSIIAAVKYEIPANILLAIAEKEGGKPGQWVENNNGSHDVGTMQFNTTYLRDLSKYGITADHVAQTGCYAYDLAAWRIRQHIKYDRGDIWTKAANYHSRMPKYNARYRSDLIAKAAKWAH
- a CDS encoding transporter → MGIKLLGLALILLSLAVRDTVAKEGADQYPNGAENWLAGAAPPVGNYFLNYSGHYSGSLRNGDGNKVSEATLSAWFNAFRFIRITDTRILGGNYGAHIVIPIVHQSMNCGDCTSVAGLGDITISPVGFSWHLSNWHWVAALDIRIPTGKYKAGSPQKSIGTNYWSIEPLFAVTWLSENGWEISSKFMYNIKSTNKEFRTAIGEPEMDYASGDELHIDFLAGKRFGLWGIGLSGYYLKQTTNDKLGGQIISPALGSWSSGRKGEVLAIGPSVIYNSPTGTILIAQWQNEMYATNRFQGYMAWLRLNIPF
- a CDS encoding TrbM/KikA/MpfK family conjugal transfer protein: MKKLLGFLILMFLFVTPAKAKDSCSTVLCMAGMLQGSGVVSGCKGFVQDYFDIIKFNSHGGISLNKTFSARGKFLGKCTTAGNWPHMVNNQYGRQLGF
- the trbL gene encoding P-type conjugative transfer protein TrbL — translated: MRKISLINFTILIILAAFSVNAFAELAYVDPVSNQSVLDQVIQKFGSKVKSWQSVIQGAAERLFWTLVLISMVWTFGMMLLRRADIGEFFAEFTRFIIFTGFFFWLLTNAVSGHNIAGTIIYSMEDLGKSAAGLPGGASHTSIVDIGFLILERSINNITILQPLDSFLGFIMSLAIIVILAVIAVNMLLLLVASWVLLYAGIFLLGFGGAKWTTDIAINYFKTVLGVGVQLFVMLLIVGIGGELLSSFYTKMSTNILNYEELAVMLVFTIALWVLISKLPPLISGIVTGSSIGSTAGIGSYSAGGLVAAAGTTAAITAYGVSALRRNSPIKGIEPLMNAVKAGQNAENSGNYISRGGR